Proteins encoded by one window of Streptacidiphilus sp. PB12-B1b:
- the glgX gene encoding glycogen debranching protein GlgX, giving the protein MHTPTQIWPGRPYPLGAAYDGSGTNFALFSEVAEKVELSLVADDGTERLVALTEVDDFVWHAYLPGVGPGQRYGYRVHGPYRPEQGHRCNPAKLLLDPYAKAVEGQPDGDASLFGHLFDKPGERNPADSLGHTPLSVVVDTSFDWGDDTPPDRPYHETVIYEAHVRGLTRLHPALPEEIRGTYAGMAHPAVVEHLVSLGVTAVELMPVHQFTQDGFLQERGLSNYWGYSTIGFLAPHNGYAATGTRGSQVAEFKSMVKALHAAGIEVILDVVFNHTAEGNEAGPTLSFRGIDNAAYYRLVDGDAAHYYDTTGTGNSLLMRHPAVLQMIMDSLRYWVQEMHVDGFRFDLAATLARQFHEVDRLSAFFDLVQQDPVVSRVKLIAEPWDLGEGGYQVGNFPPLWTEWNGRFRDTVRDFWRGEEATLPEFASRLSGSSDLYQHDRRRPLASINFVTAHDGFTLRDLVSYNDKHNEANGEDGRDGESANRSWNCGAEGDTGDPAVLELRARQQRNLLTTLLLSQGVPMIAHGDELGRTQQGNNNAYCQDNGLSWVDWDLDDARRELLDFTRRLVRLRRDHPVLRRRRFFRGAGGPDGLGDLTWFRPDGNPMQDRNWDWDEARAVAVFLNGEAISEPGPRGERVVDDSFLILLNSHHEPLEFLLPGAAYGTAWTVAVDTAAPAGGGDESEHKAEGAVLLEARSTLVLTRPPLAAD; this is encoded by the coding sequence ATGCACACTCCGACGCAGATCTGGCCAGGACGACCGTATCCGCTGGGAGCGGCGTACGACGGCTCCGGTACCAACTTCGCGCTGTTCTCCGAGGTCGCCGAGAAGGTGGAGCTCTCGCTGGTCGCCGACGACGGCACCGAGCGGCTGGTCGCCCTGACCGAGGTGGACGACTTCGTCTGGCACGCCTACCTGCCCGGCGTCGGTCCGGGTCAGCGCTACGGCTACCGGGTGCACGGCCCCTACCGGCCGGAGCAGGGCCACCGCTGCAATCCGGCCAAGCTGCTGCTGGACCCGTACGCCAAGGCGGTGGAGGGGCAACCGGACGGCGACGCCTCACTCTTCGGCCATCTGTTCGACAAGCCGGGGGAGCGCAATCCGGCCGACAGCCTGGGGCACACCCCGCTGTCGGTGGTGGTGGACACCTCCTTCGACTGGGGCGACGACACCCCGCCGGACCGCCCGTACCACGAGACGGTGATCTACGAGGCCCATGTGCGCGGGCTGACCCGGCTGCACCCGGCGCTGCCCGAGGAGATCCGCGGCACCTACGCCGGTATGGCGCACCCGGCCGTCGTCGAGCACCTGGTCTCGCTCGGCGTCACCGCGGTGGAGCTGATGCCGGTGCACCAGTTCACCCAGGACGGCTTCCTGCAGGAGCGCGGCCTGTCCAACTACTGGGGCTACAGCACCATCGGCTTCTTAGCCCCGCACAACGGCTATGCCGCCACGGGCACCCGGGGCAGCCAGGTGGCCGAGTTCAAGTCCATGGTGAAGGCACTGCACGCGGCCGGGATCGAGGTCATCCTGGACGTGGTGTTCAACCACACCGCCGAGGGCAATGAGGCGGGGCCGACGCTGTCCTTCCGGGGCATCGACAACGCCGCCTACTACCGGCTGGTGGACGGCGACGCCGCGCACTACTACGACACCACCGGCACCGGGAACAGCCTGCTGATGCGGCATCCGGCGGTCCTTCAGATGATCATGGACTCGCTGCGCTACTGGGTCCAGGAGATGCACGTCGACGGCTTCCGCTTCGACCTGGCGGCCACCCTGGCCCGGCAGTTCCACGAGGTGGACCGGCTGTCGGCCTTCTTCGACCTGGTCCAGCAGGACCCGGTGGTCAGCCGGGTCAAGCTGATCGCCGAACCCTGGGACCTGGGGGAGGGCGGCTACCAGGTCGGGAACTTCCCCCCGCTGTGGACCGAATGGAACGGCAGGTTCCGGGACACCGTCCGTGACTTCTGGCGCGGCGAGGAGGCCACCCTGCCGGAGTTCGCCTCCCGGCTCTCCGGCTCCTCCGACCTCTACCAGCACGACCGGCGGCGCCCGCTGGCCAGCATCAACTTCGTCACCGCGCACGACGGCTTCACCCTGCGCGACCTGGTCTCGTACAACGACAAGCACAACGAGGCCAACGGCGAGGACGGCCGCGACGGCGAGAGCGCCAACCGCTCCTGGAACTGCGGCGCGGAGGGCGACACCGGCGATCCGGCCGTGCTGGAGCTGCGCGCCCGCCAGCAGCGCAACCTGCTCACCACCCTGCTGCTCTCCCAGGGCGTCCCGATGATCGCCCACGGCGACGAACTCGGCCGGACCCAGCAGGGCAACAACAACGCCTACTGCCAGGACAACGGGCTCTCCTGGGTCGACTGGGACCTCGACGACGCACGGCGGGAGCTGCTGGACTTCACCCGGCGGCTGGTCCGGCTGCGCCGCGACCACCCCGTCCTGCGCCGACGGCGGTTCTTCCGCGGCGCCGGCGGCCCGGACGGGCTGGGGGACCTGACCTGGTTCCGCCCCGACGGCAACCCCATGCAGGACCGCAACTGGGACTGGGACGAGGCGCGCGCGGTCGCCGTCTTCCTCAACGGCGAGGCCATCAGCGAGCCCGGGCCCCGAGGGGAGCGCGTCGTCGACGACTCCTTCCTGATCCTGCTCAACAGCCACCACGAGCCGCTGGAGTTCCTTCTGCCGGGCGCCGCCTACGGCACCGCCTGGACGGTGGCGGTGGACACCGCCGCACCCGCTGGGGGCGGCGACGAGAGCGAGCACAAGGCGGAGGGCGCCGTGCTGCTCGAGGCCCGCAGCACCCTGGTGCTGACCCGCCCGCCGCTCGCCGCCGACTGA
- a CDS encoding mechanosensitive ion channel domain-containing protein, with protein MDTTQKKFSVRRFPGRDVARRVRPSGIRVRKAVLTTFLALLGLGVSTHYGGLLGEPGPHHPLADRVVAGGSAVVFLVFALIAVRGATEDLVSLVPDRFGDTRVTTLRMLCLLTGYAMVVLGSLSLLHVPWSKLILGGALTGVIVGIAAQPVLGNIFAGLVLLTARPFHIAEDVTIRAGALGGAVQGRVTDMTLLFVQLRTPDGTVLLPNSAVLSAAIAPGDGPVLAAPPAAPPVPAQAQAQTQAPAPGAPDAPAAGPAAQP; from the coding sequence ATGGATACCACACAGAAGAAGTTCTCCGTCCGAAGGTTCCCCGGCCGTGACGTGGCCCGCCGGGTGCGGCCGAGCGGTATCCGGGTCCGCAAGGCCGTGCTGACCACCTTTCTGGCACTGCTCGGCCTCGGCGTCTCGACCCACTACGGGGGGCTGCTCGGCGAGCCCGGACCGCACCATCCGCTGGCCGACCGGGTGGTGGCCGGCGGCAGCGCGGTGGTCTTCCTGGTCTTCGCGCTGATCGCGGTCCGGGGGGCCACCGAGGACCTGGTCTCGCTCGTCCCCGACCGCTTCGGCGACACCCGCGTCACCACCCTGCGGATGCTGTGCCTGCTGACCGGCTACGCCATGGTGGTGCTGGGCTCGCTGAGCCTGCTTCACGTGCCCTGGAGCAAGCTCATCCTGGGCGGCGCGCTGACCGGCGTCATCGTCGGCATCGCCGCCCAGCCGGTGCTGGGCAACATCTTCGCCGGGCTGGTCCTGCTCACCGCCCGGCCGTTCCACATCGCCGAGGACGTCACCATCCGGGCCGGTGCGCTCGGCGGCGCCGTCCAGGGGCGGGTCACGGACATGACGCTGCTCTTCGTCCAGCTGCGCACCCCGGACGGCACGGTGCTGCTGCCCAACAGCGCGGTGCTGAGCGCCGCCATCGCCCCCGGCGACGGGCCGGTCCTGGCCGCGCCTCCCGCCGCGCCGCCGGTGCCGGCCCAGGCCCAGGCCCAGACGCAGGCCCCGGCGCCGGGCGCGCCGGACGCACCGGCCGCCGGGCCCGCCGCGCAGCCGTGA
- a CDS encoding STAS domain-containing protein — protein MPCDLTATVQQAQGTHAVVAVGGSMDFDSAGSLHDVLVELIDEGRRHLVLEMSQVGFCDSSGLNVLLQVLRRAQAEQGSLALVSATEAVGRVLEITAVDTVIAQYPSVAAALAGSPG, from the coding sequence ATGCCCTGCGATCTGACCGCCACCGTCCAGCAGGCGCAGGGCACGCACGCGGTGGTGGCGGTCGGCGGGTCGATGGATTTCGACAGCGCCGGGAGCCTGCACGACGTGCTGGTCGAGCTGATCGACGAGGGCCGGCGCCATCTGGTGCTGGAGATGTCGCAGGTCGGGTTCTGCGACTCCAGCGGGCTGAACGTGCTGCTCCAGGTGTTGCGCCGGGCGCAGGCGGAGCAGGGGTCGCTGGCGCTGGTGTCGGCCACCGAGGCGGTCGGACGGGTCCTGGAGATCACCGCCGTGGACACCGTCATCGCGCAGTACCCGAGCGTGGCGGCGGCCCTGGCGGGCTCCCCCGGCTGA
- a CDS encoding B12-binding domain-containing protein, producing the protein MTHQPDGGGAPEAADAPALSGQFFAAVAVIDEEQALRVLERAAGFGLSPERVLLDVIAPAQARVGLEWAAGRFTVAREHAATAISDRAVAVLAGRGSPRSRPAVGHATVACVDGEWHALPARLVAETLRLRGWTVDFLGADVPAAQLVAHLHATGPDVVALSCSLPTRMPAAHATITACQAAGVPVLVGGAGFGPGGRYAGLLGADAWAPTATAAADRLASGRLSSAAVGPSDPLGSLVHLIDQEYTLLSRARRAVVEQTMDALRERLPELGGCTAEELERSREDVVHLVDFLAVALYLDDPRVLTDFLSWTEEVRRAGRLPLAVLPAALEALAAPLRDLPRALGMIRVAGAAGAKPERP; encoded by the coding sequence GTGACCCACCAGCCCGACGGCGGCGGTGCGCCCGAGGCCGCCGACGCGCCCGCGTTGAGCGGGCAGTTCTTCGCGGCCGTGGCCGTCATCGACGAGGAGCAGGCGCTGCGCGTGCTGGAGCGCGCGGCGGGCTTCGGCCTGAGCCCGGAGCGGGTCCTGCTGGACGTCATCGCCCCGGCCCAGGCCCGGGTCGGCCTGGAGTGGGCGGCCGGGCGCTTCACGGTGGCGCGCGAGCACGCCGCCACCGCGATCAGCGACCGGGCAGTGGCCGTGCTGGCGGGCCGGGGGTCGCCGCGCTCCCGGCCCGCCGTCGGGCATGCCACCGTCGCCTGCGTGGACGGCGAGTGGCACGCCCTGCCGGCCCGGCTGGTCGCCGAGACGCTGCGGCTGCGCGGCTGGACGGTGGACTTCCTCGGCGCCGACGTACCGGCCGCCCAGCTCGTCGCGCACCTGCACGCCACCGGCCCGGACGTGGTCGCGCTGTCCTGCTCGCTGCCCACCCGGATGCCCGCGGCGCACGCCACCATCACCGCCTGCCAGGCGGCCGGGGTGCCGGTCCTGGTCGGCGGCGCGGGCTTCGGGCCCGGCGGCCGCTACGCCGGGCTGCTGGGCGCCGACGCCTGGGCGCCCACCGCGACGGCTGCGGCCGACCGGCTGGCGAGCGGCCGGCTCAGCTCCGCCGCGGTCGGGCCGAGCGACCCGCTCGGATCGCTGGTGCACCTGATCGACCAGGAGTACACCCTGCTCAGCCGGGCCCGCCGGGCGGTGGTCGAGCAGACCATGGACGCCCTGCGGGAGCGCCTGCCGGAGCTGGGCGGCTGCACCGCCGAGGAGCTGGAGCGCAGCCGCGAGGACGTCGTCCACCTGGTCGACTTCCTGGCCGTCGCGCTGTACCTGGACGATCCGCGGGTGCTGACGGACTTCCTGAGCTGGACCGAGGAGGTCCGGCGGGCCGGGCGGCTGCCCCTGGCGGTGCTCCCGGCCGCGCTGGAGGCGCTGGCCGCCCCGCTGCGCGACCTGCCCAGGGCCCTGGGCATGATCCGGGTGGCGGGGGCCGCCGGGGCGAAACCGGAGCGGCCCTGA
- a CDS encoding ATP-binding protein codes for MEQQTQFPARHAVHAFDGRSGTITAARELAQGFFERCRPPLSRADLDDALLLVSELVTNAVRHAPGPCTLTLADDRRRLTVTVTDSSSAAPVGRAPDLASGNGGFGWHLLHRIAQQVVVEPHEGGGKSVTATLLPPTT; via the coding sequence ATGGAACAGCAGACGCAGTTCCCCGCGCGCCATGCCGTGCACGCGTTCGACGGCCGCAGCGGCACCATCACCGCGGCCCGGGAGCTGGCCCAGGGCTTCTTCGAGCGGTGCCGGCCGCCGCTCTCCCGGGCCGACCTGGACGATGCGCTGCTGCTGGTGAGCGAGCTGGTCACCAACGCGGTACGGCACGCGCCGGGCCCGTGCACGCTCACCCTCGCCGACGACCGGCGGCGGCTGACCGTGACGGTCACCGACAGCAGCTCGGCCGCGCCCGTCGGCCGCGCGCCGGACCTGGCGTCCGGCAACGGCGGCTTCGGCTGGCACCTGCTGCACCGGATCGCCCAGCAGGTCGTGGTGGAGCCGCACGAGGGCGGCGGCAAGTCCGTCACCGCGACCCTGCTGCCGCCGACCACCTGA
- a CDS encoding 1-acyl-sn-glycerol-3-phosphate acyltransferase yields the protein MSAARWRTLARRLVSVPALLVLVPVAAALFALCLLLTGPVSLLLRGAWRPVRLSGYLLLYVLAELFGLALSAADLFGPAAALQARSYARLGSLLDLLCRAAVPVFGLRVELDEQRQPQQVPVDRPLLVLARHAGPGDSFLLVHAAITYARLRPRIVLKQALRWDPCLDVLLGRVPHCFVPRTAAPHRTAEAIGGLVADLGPGDALVIFPRAATSPSAAGSGRSAGCAATAVGARRPGPSGSPMCCHPGPRGRWRPWRRRPGRTRCSWPTPGWTTWCRRARCGAASRCVGRCAPLGGWSRPRRSRPVRSSRPNGCARSGPGSTAGSRTTADPDHS from the coding sequence GTGAGCGCGGCCCGTTGGCGCACCCTCGCCCGCCGGCTCGTCAGCGTCCCGGCCCTGCTGGTGCTGGTGCCGGTGGCGGCGGCCCTGTTCGCGCTGTGCCTGCTGCTCACCGGCCCGGTGTCTCTGCTGCTGCGCGGCGCCTGGCGCCCGGTGCGACTGAGCGGCTACCTGCTGCTGTACGTGCTGGCGGAGCTGTTCGGGCTGGCGCTGTCGGCGGCGGACCTGTTCGGCCCGGCGGCCGCCCTGCAGGCCCGCTCCTACGCCCGGCTGGGCTCGTTGCTGGACCTGCTGTGCCGGGCGGCCGTGCCGGTGTTCGGGCTGCGCGTCGAACTGGACGAGCAGCGGCAGCCGCAGCAGGTGCCGGTCGACCGCCCGCTGCTGGTGCTGGCCCGGCACGCCGGGCCCGGCGACTCCTTCCTGCTGGTGCACGCCGCGATCACCTACGCGCGGCTGCGCCCGAGGATCGTGCTCAAGCAGGCGCTGCGCTGGGATCCCTGCCTGGACGTGCTGCTCGGCCGGGTGCCGCACTGCTTCGTGCCGCGCACCGCCGCCCCGCACCGCACCGCCGAAGCCATCGGCGGGCTGGTCGCGGACCTGGGCCCGGGTGACGCGCTGGTCATCTTCCCGAGGGCGGCAACTTCACCGAGCGCCGCAGGCAGCGGGCGATCCGCTGGTTGCGCCGCCACGGCCGTCGGCGCGAGGCGGCCCGGACCGAGCGGCTCACCCATGTGCTGCCACCCCGGACCGAGGGGACGCTGGCGGCCCTGGCGGCGGCGCCCGGGGCGGACGCGCTGTTCGTGGCCCACACCGGGCTGGACGACATGGTGTCGGCGGGCACGTTGTGGCGCGGCATCCCGCTGCGTCGGCCGGTGCGCGCCACTTGGTGGCTGGTCCCGGCCGAGGAGATCCCGGCCGGTCCGGAGCAGCAGGCCGAATGGCTGCGCACGCAGTGGGCCCGGGTCGACGGCTGGATCGCGGACCACGGCTGACCCGGACCACAGCTGA
- a CDS encoding patatin-like phospholipase family protein, with product MTDHAPAPAGYDCAFVLGGGGSLGAHEVGMLQALLDAGIRPDLVLGTSVGAINGALVAADPSPASVERLSELWQGMGRAGVFAGSLADRVGTAVRSRTHLYSNGPLRALLEEDLGKLAFEDLAVPFQCVAACVERSAERWFSSGPLVPAILASSAVPGLLPPVRVDGEHFLDGGLVNSIPVGRAVALGARTVYVLQVGRIEQPLSVPRRPWEVASVCFEIARRHRFARDMDDLPDDVTVHVLPTGSDPDQRLSPARQLRHRDFGSTRERIERAHRATAAYLEALGPDRSTDPRR from the coding sequence ATGACCGACCACGCACCCGCCCCCGCGGGCTACGACTGCGCCTTCGTCCTCGGCGGCGGCGGCTCCCTCGGAGCCCATGAAGTAGGCATGCTCCAGGCCCTGCTGGACGCCGGGATCCGGCCCGACCTGGTGCTCGGCACCTCGGTGGGCGCGATCAACGGCGCCCTGGTGGCCGCCGACCCCTCCCCCGCCTCGGTCGAACGGCTGAGCGAGCTGTGGCAGGGCATGGGCCGGGCCGGGGTGTTCGCCGGATCGCTGGCGGACCGCGTCGGGACGGCTGTCCGCAGCCGGACCCACCTCTACTCCAACGGCCCGCTGCGCGCCCTGCTGGAGGAGGACCTGGGCAAGCTGGCGTTCGAGGACCTCGCGGTGCCGTTCCAGTGCGTCGCCGCCTGCGTCGAACGCTCGGCCGAGCGCTGGTTCAGCAGCGGCCCGCTGGTCCCGGCGATCCTGGCCTCGTCGGCCGTGCCCGGGCTGCTGCCGCCGGTCCGGGTGGACGGCGAGCACTTCCTCGACGGCGGGCTGGTCAACAGCATCCCGGTGGGGCGGGCGGTGGCGCTCGGCGCGCGCACCGTCTACGTGCTCCAGGTCGGCCGGATCGAGCAGCCGCTGTCGGTCCCCCGGCGGCCCTGGGAGGTGGCCTCGGTCTGCTTCGAGATCGCCCGCAGGCACCGCTTCGCCCGCGACATGGACGACCTGCCGGACGACGTCACGGTGCACGTCCTGCCCACCGGCTCCGACCCGGACCAGCGGCTCAGCCCGGCCCGGCAGCTTCGCCACCGGGACTTCGGCTCCACCCGGGAGCGGATCGAGCGCGCCCACCGGGCCACCGCCGCCTACCTGGAGGCGCTCGGCCCGGACCGGTCGACGGACCCCCGGCGGTGA
- a CDS encoding glycoside hydrolase family 3 C-terminal domain-containing protein: protein MSPGRVPRRRLPLLLAGSVLAAAFGWAPGSAQAATPAPAAASTACPWVGSNAPIAQRVSELTARMTTAQEVSMVTGSGGSSYVGFTPAIGALCIPAMNLEDGPAGVGDGLSGVTQLPAPVDVASTWDTAAEQEFGGLIGAEQAAKGTSVDLGPTINIVRDPRWGRAFESIGEDPYLNGQLGAADIRGVQSTGVMAQVKHYAVYNQETNRNTPSDNAVVSDRTMQEIYLPAFQTAVQQGAASSVMCSYSTINGSPACQNPYTMSTVLRQQFGFTGFTTSDWGATKSTAASVQAGLDQDMPGSDGYYGSALLSAVNAGTVSRASLNALVSPILTQMFAYGLFDRPAVGSPGQTATGAIDQGDAAALAEEGTVLLKDSGGVLPLASSVKSVAVIGTDASSSPLTAGGGSAGVNSSGTVTPLQGITARAGSGVSVAYNDGSSDSSAAALAAASGVAVVFVGNDESEGSDLSSIDLSSADNALISAVAAANPDTVVVLNTGSAVTMPWLSQVKGVLEAWYPGQEDGTAIASLLFGDTDPSGHLTVTFPTSLAQVPASTAAQWPGTGGTVQYSEGVDVGYRWYDANKLTPLFPFGYGLSYTTFGFSNLKVTPLSAGGAATVTATVTNTGSVAGADVAQLYVTDPAASGEPPRQLEGFARVSLKPGASQTVSFPLTQSNLHYWNAATNAWATSTGGYTVAVGDSDADLPLTGTLTVTAAQLGTPVSVGQVAPQEGPVGAPVSVPVTAADTSGGQALAYTATGLPAGVSVNAATGVLSGAPTTPGTTTARVTATDGAGAQAATSFTWTVVPAADTVASTPLVGYQGLCLDLTGDANANGTKVEIYTCNGTDGQQWTVEPDGTVRADGGCLDVTSGGTANGSLVDLYACNGTGAQVWQPQPDGALLNPQSGKCLDDTGVSTTPGTQVQIWSCNGNANQSWTSPADATGAVTGVQGLCLDVEGDHSADGTGVDAYSCNGTTAQQWTTQTGHTLQALGKCLDVTSAGTADGTAVDLYTCNGTGAQTWSPQPDGELLNPQSGRCLEDPGSGPSGTGLVIDDCSGAADQLWTLP from the coding sequence GTGAGTCCAGGACGCGTACCCCGTCGACGCCTGCCGCTGCTGCTGGCCGGTTCTGTGCTGGCAGCCGCCTTCGGCTGGGCGCCGGGCTCGGCGCAGGCCGCGACGCCGGCCCCGGCAGCGGCCTCCACCGCCTGTCCGTGGGTCGGCTCGAACGCGCCGATCGCCCAGCGGGTGAGCGAGTTGACGGCCCGGATGACGACCGCACAGGAAGTGTCGATGGTGACCGGCTCCGGCGGGTCCAGCTATGTCGGGTTCACCCCGGCCATCGGCGCGCTGTGCATCCCGGCGATGAACCTGGAGGACGGCCCGGCCGGGGTCGGCGACGGCCTGTCCGGGGTGACCCAGCTGCCCGCCCCGGTGGACGTCGCATCCACCTGGGACACCGCCGCCGAGCAGGAGTTCGGCGGGCTGATCGGCGCGGAGCAGGCGGCCAAGGGCACCAGCGTCGACCTGGGGCCGACCATCAACATCGTCCGCGACCCGCGTTGGGGCCGGGCCTTCGAGAGCATCGGCGAGGACCCTTACCTCAACGGGCAGTTGGGCGCGGCCGACATCCGGGGCGTGCAGTCGACCGGGGTGATGGCCCAGGTCAAGCACTACGCGGTGTACAACCAGGAGACCAATCGCAACACCCCCTCGGACAACGCGGTGGTCAGCGACCGGACGATGCAGGAGATCTACCTGCCGGCCTTCCAGACGGCCGTGCAGCAGGGTGCGGCCTCGTCGGTGATGTGCTCGTACAGCACCATCAACGGCTCCCCCGCCTGCCAGAACCCGTACACCATGTCCACCGTGCTGCGGCAGCAGTTCGGTTTCACCGGTTTCACCACCTCCGACTGGGGGGCGACCAAGTCCACGGCCGCCTCCGTGCAGGCGGGCCTGGACCAGGACATGCCGGGCAGTGACGGCTACTACGGCAGCGCACTGCTGAGCGCGGTCAACGCCGGGACGGTGAGCCGGGCGTCGCTGAACGCACTGGTCTCGCCGATCCTGACGCAGATGTTCGCCTACGGGCTGTTCGACCGGCCGGCCGTCGGCTCCCCCGGGCAGACCGCGACCGGCGCCATCGACCAGGGTGACGCCGCCGCGCTGGCGGAGGAGGGCACGGTGCTGCTGAAGGACAGCGGCGGCGTGCTGCCGCTGGCCTCGTCGGTGAAGTCGGTCGCGGTGATCGGCACGGACGCGTCCAGCAGCCCGCTGACCGCAGGCGGCGGCAGCGCCGGGGTGAACTCCAGCGGCACGGTCACCCCGCTGCAGGGGATCACCGCCCGGGCCGGAAGCGGCGTCAGCGTGGCCTACAACGACGGTTCCTCGGACTCCTCGGCGGCGGCGCTGGCGGCGGCCTCGGGTGTGGCGGTCGTCTTCGTCGGCAACGACGAGTCCGAGGGCAGCGACCTCTCCTCGATCGACCTGTCCAGCGCGGACAACGCGCTGATCTCCGCCGTCGCGGCGGCCAACCCCGACACCGTGGTGGTGCTGAACACCGGCTCGGCGGTCACCATGCCCTGGCTGTCGCAGGTCAAGGGCGTGCTGGAGGCCTGGTACCCGGGCCAGGAGGACGGCACCGCCATCGCCTCGCTGCTGTTCGGCGACACCGACCCCTCCGGGCACCTCACCGTCACCTTCCCGACCTCGCTGGCGCAGGTCCCCGCCTCCACCGCCGCGCAGTGGCCCGGCACGGGCGGGACGGTGCAGTACTCCGAGGGCGTGGACGTCGGCTACCGGTGGTACGACGCCAACAAGCTGACGCCGCTGTTCCCCTTCGGCTACGGCCTGTCCTACACCACCTTCGGTTTCAGCAACCTCAAGGTCACCCCGCTGAGCGCGGGCGGCGCCGCCACGGTGACCGCGACCGTGACCAACACCGGCTCGGTGGCGGGCGCGGACGTGGCCCAGCTGTACGTCACCGATCCGGCCGCCTCCGGTGAGCCGCCCCGGCAGCTGGAGGGCTTCGCCCGGGTCAGCCTGAAGCCCGGCGCCAGCCAGACCGTCAGCTTCCCGCTGACCCAGAGCAACCTCCACTACTGGAACGCCGCCACCAACGCCTGGGCGACCAGCACCGGCGGCTACACCGTCGCCGTCGGCGACTCCGACGCCGACCTCCCGCTGACCGGCACGCTCACCGTGACCGCCGCGCAGCTGGGCACGCCGGTCAGCGTCGGCCAGGTCGCCCCGCAGGAGGGCCCGGTCGGCGCACCGGTGTCGGTCCCGGTCACCGCCGCCGACACCAGCGGCGGCCAGGCCCTGGCCTACACCGCCACCGGCCTGCCCGCCGGGGTGTCCGTCAATGCCGCCACCGGCGTGCTGTCCGGCGCCCCGACCACCCCCGGTACCACCACCGCGCGGGTCACCGCCACCGACGGCGCGGGCGCGCAGGCCGCCACCTCCTTCACCTGGACGGTGGTCCCGGCCGCCGACACCGTCGCCTCCACCCCCCTGGTCGGCTACCAGGGCCTGTGCCTGGACCTCACCGGGGACGCCAACGCCAACGGCACCAAGGTGGAGATCTACACCTGCAACGGCACCGACGGCCAGCAGTGGACCGTGGAGCCGGACGGCACCGTCCGCGCCGACGGCGGCTGCCTGGACGTCACCAGCGGCGGCACCGCCAACGGCTCACTGGTGGACCTGTACGCCTGCAACGGCACCGGCGCGCAGGTCTGGCAACCGCAGCCGGACGGGGCGCTGCTGAATCCGCAGTCGGGCAAGTGCCTGGACGACACCGGGGTGTCCACCACGCCCGGCACCCAGGTGCAGATCTGGTCCTGCAACGGCAACGCCAACCAGTCCTGGACCTCCCCCGCCGACGCCACCGGCGCGGTCACCGGCGTCCAGGGCCTGTGCCTGGACGTCGAGGGCGACCACAGCGCCGACGGCACCGGCGTGGACGCCTACAGCTGCAACGGCACCACCGCGCAGCAGTGGACCACCCAGACCGGCCACACGCTGCAGGCGCTGGGCAAGTGCCTGGACGTCACCAGCGCGGGCACCGCCGACGGCACCGCGGTGGACCTGTACACCTGCAACGGCACCGGCGCCCAGACCTGGTCGCCGCAGCCGGACGGGGAGCTGCTCAACCCGCAGTCCGGCAGGTGCCTGGAGGACCCGGGCTCCGGCCCTTCCGGGACCGGCCTGGTGATCGACGACTGCTCCGGCGCAGCCGACCAGCTCTGGACCCTGCCCTAG
- a CDS encoding RNA polymerase sigma factor SigF yields MHTGATAERVSAQTFRAEVGEPAAPAAPAVGEHVDYFPGLDLSAPAKASPGDARAMSKVLFARMAALEEGTHEYQYVRNTLIELNMALVKFAAGRFRSRSEPMEDMVQVGTIGLIKAIDRFDPEREIEFTTFALPTITGEIKRFFRDTSWAVHVPRRLQELRLVLARASDSMEQLIGRPPTAGELAEHLDLPLDEVREGMVAANGYTPSSLDAKALSSEAQDEESGFLSRLGKPDPGIEGIENLLCLKPMIAQLPDRERRILSMRFGAEMTQTEIGAELGISQMHVSRLLNRTLAKLRSGLLDEE; encoded by the coding sequence ATGCACACGGGTGCGACGGCCGAGCGAGTGAGTGCCCAGACCTTCCGGGCCGAGGTCGGGGAACCGGCGGCCCCGGCCGCCCCCGCCGTCGGGGAGCACGTCGACTACTTCCCCGGCCTGGACCTCTCCGCCCCGGCCAAGGCGTCGCCCGGCGACGCACGGGCCATGTCCAAGGTGCTGTTCGCGCGGATGGCGGCGCTGGAGGAGGGCACGCACGAGTACCAGTACGTGCGCAACACCCTGATCGAGCTGAACATGGCGCTGGTGAAGTTCGCCGCCGGGCGCTTCCGCTCCCGCAGCGAGCCGATGGAGGACATGGTCCAGGTCGGCACGATCGGCCTGATCAAGGCCATCGACCGGTTCGACCCGGAGCGCGAGATCGAGTTCACCACCTTCGCGCTGCCCACCATCACCGGCGAGATCAAGCGCTTCTTCCGGGACACCAGCTGGGCCGTGCACGTGCCGCGCCGACTGCAGGAGCTGCGCCTGGTGCTGGCCCGGGCCAGCGACAGCATGGAGCAGCTGATCGGGCGCCCGCCCACGGCCGGCGAGCTCGCCGAGCACCTGGACCTCCCGCTGGACGAGGTCCGCGAGGGCATGGTCGCCGCCAACGGCTACACGCCCAGCTCGCTGGACGCCAAGGCGCTGAGTTCCGAGGCGCAGGACGAGGAGTCCGGGTTCCTCTCCCGTCTGGGCAAGCCGGACCCGGGCATCGAGGGGATCGAGAACCTCCTCTGCCTGAAGCCGATGATCGCCCAACTCCCGGACCGGGAGCGCCGGATCCTGTCGATGCGCTTCGGCGCGGAGATGACCCAGACCGAGATCGGGGCCGAGCTGGGCATCTCCCAGATGCACGTCTCGCGGCTGCTGAACCGCACCCTGGCCAAGCTCCGCAGCGGCCTGCTCGACGAGGAGTGA